From a region of the Methanolobus tindarius DSM 2278 genome:
- the fen gene encoding flap endonuclease-1 — MGVDIGDLLQRRTIEVSDLSLNTVAIDAFNTLYQFLSIIRQRDGTPLKDSQGNVTSHLSGILYRMTNIVEAGVKPVFVFDGKPPEFKSSTIQKRTEVRENAKAKWAEAKEKGLAEEAYKYAQASAKVDATIVEDSKKLLAAMGIPYVDAPSEGEAQAAYMVKKGDADRIASQDYDSLLFGSPKVVRNLTVSGKRKLPKKNIYVDVKPELIDLQENLDELGIDQSQLIDIALCVGTDYNDGIEGVGPKTALKLVKEHGNIERILQEKGLEIENLDGIKEFFKSPPVTNDYSLKWNKPNSSEVINFLCTEHDFSEDRVTKALERLEASSGSGQSTLDKWF; from the coding sequence ATGGGTGTTGATATAGGAGATCTCCTTCAGAGGAGAACGATCGAAGTATCTGACCTTTCATTAAATACAGTGGCTATAGACGCCTTTAACACACTTTATCAATTCTTAAGTATCATCCGGCAGAGGGATGGAACTCCCCTGAAAGATTCTCAGGGCAATGTTACATCGCACCTGTCTGGTATTCTTTACAGGATGACCAACATAGTTGAAGCTGGAGTGAAACCTGTTTTTGTTTTCGATGGAAAGCCACCTGAGTTCAAATCTTCAACTATTCAGAAGCGTACTGAAGTCCGTGAGAATGCTAAGGCAAAATGGGCTGAAGCAAAGGAAAAAGGACTCGCTGAAGAAGCATACAAATATGCCCAGGCATCTGCCAAAGTTGATGCGACAATTGTTGAGGACTCAAAGAAACTACTGGCTGCAATGGGTATTCCTTATGTTGATGCTCCTTCAGAAGGTGAAGCACAGGCAGCTTACATGGTTAAAAAAGGAGATGCAGACAGGATAGCGTCTCAGGATTATGATTCACTGCTTTTTGGTTCCCCTAAAGTTGTCAGGAACCTTACAGTTTCAGGTAAGCGAAAACTCCCAAAGAAGAACATCTACGTGGATGTTAAACCTGAACTCATTGACCTTCAGGAAAATCTGGATGAACTGGGAATTGACCAGTCACAACTTATTGATATTGCTCTTTGTGTAGGTACCGATTATAATGATGGTATCGAGGGAGTTGGTCCGAAGACTGCTCTTAAGCTTGTAAAAGAACACGGAAATATAGAGAGAATTCTTCAGGAAAAAGGTCTGGAAATCGAGAATCTTGATGGGATAAAAGAGTTTTTCAAATCCCCTCCGGTGACCAATGATTATTCCCTCAAATGGAACAAACCGAATTCTTCAGAGGTAATTAATTTTCTCTGCACAGAACACGATTTCTCAGAGGATAGGGTTACAAAGGCTCTGGAA